One genomic segment of Hemibagrus wyckioides isolate EC202008001 linkage group LG08, SWU_Hwy_1.0, whole genome shotgun sequence includes these proteins:
- the smad5 gene encoding mothers against decapentaplegic homolog 5, translating into MTSMSSLFSFTSPAVKRLLGWKQGDEEEKWAEKAVDALVKKLKKKKGAMEDLEKALSSPGQPSKCVTIPRSLDGRLQVSHRKGLPHVIYCRVWRWPDLQSHHELKPLEVCEYPFGSKQKEVCINPYHYKRVESPVLPPVLVPRHSEFNPQHSLLVQFRNLSHNEPHMPVNATYPESFQQHSGGSSFSISPNSPYPPSPASSGTYPNSPASSGPSSPFQLPADTPPPAYMPPEESMGQDGSNPMDTGSSMVPRGDVQPVEYEEPSHWCSIVYYELNNRVGEAYHASSTSVLVDGFTDPSNNKNRFCLGLLSNVNRNSTIENTRRHIGKGVHLYYVGGEVYAECLSDTSIFVQSRNCNYHHSFHPTTVCKIPSGCSLKIFNNQEFAQLLAQSVNHGFEAVYELTKMCTIRMSFVKGWGAEYHRQDVTSTPCWIEVHLHGPLQWLDKVLTQMGSPVNPISSVS; encoded by the exons ATGACCTCCATGTCCAGTCTGTTTTCGTTCACCAGCCCAGCAGTGAAGCGCCTGTTGGGCTGGAAGCAGggagatgaagaggagaagTGGGCTGAGAAGGCTGTGGATGCACTGGTGAAAaagctgaagaaaaagaaaggtgcAATGGAGGACCTGGAGAAGGCCTTAAGTAGCCCTGGGCAGCCCAGCAAGTGTGTGACCATTCCTCGTTCACTGGATGGCCGTTTGCAGGTGTCCCACAGGAAGGGACTCCCACACGTTATCTACTGTCGTGTGTGGCGCTGGCCTGACCTTCAGTCACACCACGAGCTCAAGCCTCTGGAAGTGTGTGAATACCCATTTGGCTCCAAACAGAAGGAAGTTTGCATCAACCCTTATCATTACAAGCGGGTAGAAAGTCCTG TGCTTCCACCTGTGTTGGTGCCTAGACACAGCGAGTTCAACCCCCAGCACAGCCTTTTGGTGCAGTTTCGCAACCTGAGCCACAATGAGCCACACATGCCTGTGAATGCCACCTATCCTGAGTCTTTCCAGCAGCACAGCGGTGGGAGCTCCTTCTCCATATCTCCAAATTCACCGTATCCACCTTCTCCTGCCAGCAGTGGCACATACCCTAACTCTCCTGCCAGCTCGGGTCCATCCAGCCCTTTCCAGCTTCCAG CTGACACCCCTCCCCCTGCCTACATGCCTCCAGAGGAGTCAATGGGACAGGATGGCTCTAATCCCATGGATACTGGCAGCAGCATGGTGCCAAGAGGAG ATGTGCAGCCTGTAGAGTATGAAGAGCCAAGTCACTGGTGCTCTATTGTGTACTATGAGCTGAATAACCGTGTTGGTGAGGCTTACCATGCCTCTTCAACTAGCGTGTTGGTGGATGGTTTCACTGATCCATCCAACAACAAAAATCGCTTTTGCCTGGGCCTTCTGTCCAATGTCAACCGCAACTCAACAATTGAGAACACCCGCCGCCATATTGGAAAAG GTGTTCACTTGTATTATGTTGGAGGAGAGGTGTATGctgagtgtttgagtgacacCAGCATTTTCGTGCAAAGCAGGAATTGCAACTACCACCACAGCTTCCACCCTACCACCGTCTGCAAGATCCCAAGTGGCTGCAGCCTCAAGATCTTCAACAATCAGGAGTTTGCTCAGCTGCTCGCCCAGTCGGTCAATCACGGCTTCGAGGCTGTATATGAGCTCACAAAGATGTGCACTATTCGCATGAGTTTTGTGAag GGTTGGGGAGCTGAATATCACCGACAGGATGTGACCAGCACCCCCTGCTGGATAGAAGTGCATCTGCATGGTCCTCTTCAGTGGCTGGACAAAGTACTAACACAAATGGGTTCACCAGTGAACCCCATCTCCTCAGTTTCCTAA